The Methylomagnum ishizawai genome has a window encoding:
- a CDS encoding DM9 repeat-containing protein, with amino-acid sequence MNPKTITRLFAVSLALATQCASADQRPILYSSPGASPAVLQAAQKISDTATPKVDYAALTRQGDVFVRIAPRGRTLTNTNALSAGAFLSGKPYAFVTTPESVYGKSLLDIYLDIGYEAEDVIHWQRDQDMVAIVFRFPDVVRMSDVGNGALPADWNAQVYAPTWDNMFALFDRLAGQATIDVAKASSSFAPSGLVFASTAERDFVTGFPAAARAGVKAASYDKLSVDGGDPWRYRQLMEQKLSVFEHFCGDGHTRNELVDRDCTTRNSGILEFVGPNQKLPELKDVAVVRLGMLGIGDSYAPASRWVAASGGTVPEGAVKAGAEAAPGRQPLYVCRASYQGGLHPGKLRSDFKGCNLGWGGKEVVVPDYEVLTE; translated from the coding sequence ATGAATCCCAAAACCATAACCCGCCTGTTCGCTGTGTCCTTGGCCTTGGCAACTCAGTGCGCCAGTGCCGACCAGCGTCCCATCCTCTATAGCAGCCCCGGCGCTTCGCCCGCCGTCTTGCAGGCGGCGCAAAAAATCAGCGACACCGCCACGCCCAAGGTCGATTACGCCGCGCTGACCCGCCAGGGCGATGTGTTCGTCCGCATCGCGCCGCGCGGCAGAACGCTGACCAACACCAATGCGTTGTCCGCGGGCGCCTTCCTCAGCGGCAAACCCTATGCCTTCGTCACCACGCCGGAAAGCGTGTACGGCAAGTCGCTGTTGGATATCTATCTGGATATCGGCTATGAAGCCGAGGACGTGATCCACTGGCAGCGCGACCAGGACATGGTGGCTATCGTGTTCCGCTTCCCGGACGTGGTGCGGATGTCGGACGTGGGCAACGGTGCCTTGCCCGCCGATTGGAATGCCCAGGTCTACGCGCCGACCTGGGACAATATGTTCGCGTTGTTCGATAGGCTCGCGGGCCAAGCCACCATCGACGTGGCCAAGGCATCCAGTTCCTTCGCGCCCTCGGGGCTGGTGTTCGCCTCCACGGCGGAGCGCGATTTCGTCACCGGCTTCCCCGCCGCCGCCCGCGCCGGTGTCAAGGCCGCTTCCTACGACAAACTCAGTGTGGACGGCGGCGACCCCTGGCGCTATCGCCAACTCATGGAACAGAAGCTTTCGGTGTTCGAGCATTTCTGCGGCGACGGCCATACCCGCAACGAACTGGTGGACCGCGATTGCACCACCCGCAACAGCGGCATCCTGGAATTCGTCGGTCCCAACCAGAAGTTACCGGAACTCAAGGACGTGGCGGTGGTGCGCCTGGGGATGTTGGGCATCGGCGATAGCTATGCCCCGGCCTCGCGTTGGGTGGCGGCCAGCGGTGGCACGGTGCCCGAGGGCGCGGTGAAGGCCGGGGCCGAGGCGGCACCGGGTCGGCAGCCCTTGTACGTATGCCGGGCCAGTTATCAGGGCGGGCTGCATCCTGGCAAGCTGCGTTCCGACTTCAAGGGCTGCAATCTCGGCTGGGGTGGCAAGGAGGTGGTGGTGCCGGATTACGAGGTGTTGACCGAGTAG
- a CDS encoding ABC transporter ATP-binding protein, with amino-acid sequence MSRRSAPFRRAADAPALPAGTGRFILYCLRGFRKWLVLMLLLEAGQAAGSILVPYAIKRLMDGVAAGGALVETLKEPLLLFAALNVAEILFSRASGAVLVTVGPRLRQRTARDLYAYLQHHSAHYFSNHFAGALAHRISETAVSVNHTLWAILFDFWPIVITFGFTCGLLFRVHEQLGLFVAGWMAVYVLISYWLATRCQPYAQEFAAVRSRVNGKIVDAVTNILNTKQFARLRHEREQLETQLEAEVRAGRRTFWYMEKVRWFQFIAAAILKLGTVYYALTLWETGNIGAGDFAMSASLALLIIGDARNLSRRFLEFFEYLGNVANGVDALVQPHGIVDAPDAQPLHASQGRIEFRAVRFGYQPERPVFDGLDVVLEPGQRVGLVGFSGSGKSTFVSLILRNYEPQSGQILIDGQDIARATQDSLHRQIGLIPQDPTLFHRSLRDNIGYGRPDADDRDIREAARMAHAEGFIEAIPEGYASEVGERGVKLSGGQRQRIAIARVMLKDAPILILDEATSSLDSVTEQAIQDNLDRAMGKKTVIAIAHRLSTIAHLDRILVFDKGRIVEDGRHEELLARRGFYYRMWTMQAGGFLPEDGG; translated from the coding sequence ATGAGCCGACGATCCGCCCCGTTCCGCCGCGCCGCCGACGCCCCCGCCCTGCCCGCCGGCACGGGCCGCTTCATCCTGTATTGCCTGCGGGGCTTCCGTAAATGGCTGGTCCTGATGCTGTTGCTCGAAGCCGGGCAGGCGGCGGGCAGCATCCTGGTCCCCTACGCCATCAAGCGCCTGATGGACGGCGTGGCGGCGGGCGGGGCGCTGGTGGAAACCCTGAAGGAACCCTTGCTGCTGTTCGCGGCGCTGAACGTGGCGGAAATCCTGTTCAGCCGGGCCAGCGGCGCGGTGTTGGTCACGGTCGGGCCGCGCCTCCGCCAAAGGACCGCCCGCGACCTCTACGCCTATCTGCAACACCATTCGGCGCATTACTTCAGCAACCACTTCGCCGGAGCCCTGGCCCACCGCATCAGCGAAACCGCCGTCAGCGTCAACCATACGCTCTGGGCCATCCTGTTCGATTTCTGGCCCATCGTCATCACCTTCGGCTTCACCTGCGGCCTGCTGTTCCGTGTCCATGAACAACTGGGGCTGTTCGTGGCCGGTTGGATGGCGGTCTATGTGCTGATTTCGTATTGGCTCGCCACCCGCTGCCAGCCCTACGCCCAGGAGTTCGCCGCCGTGCGCAGCCGGGTCAACGGCAAGATCGTGGACGCCGTCACCAATATCCTCAACACCAAGCAGTTCGCCCGCCTGCGCCACGAGCGCGAACAACTGGAAACCCAGCTCGAAGCCGAGGTCCGCGCCGGACGCCGGACCTTCTGGTACATGGAAAAAGTGCGCTGGTTCCAGTTCATCGCCGCCGCCATCCTCAAACTGGGCACGGTGTATTACGCCCTGACCCTGTGGGAAACCGGCAACATCGGCGCGGGCGATTTCGCCATGAGCGCCAGCCTGGCCCTGCTGATCATCGGCGACGCCCGCAACCTGAGCCGGCGCTTCCTGGAATTCTTCGAGTACCTCGGCAATGTCGCCAATGGGGTGGACGCCCTGGTCCAGCCGCACGGGATCGTGGACGCGCCCGACGCCCAGCCACTCCACGCCAGCCAAGGCCGGATCGAGTTCCGCGCCGTGCGCTTCGGCTACCAACCCGAGCGCCCGGTGTTCGACGGCCTGGATGTGGTGCTGGAACCGGGGCAGCGGGTGGGCTTGGTGGGGTTTTCGGGTTCGGGCAAATCGACCTTCGTCAGCCTGATTTTGCGCAACTACGAGCCGCAGTCGGGGCAAATCCTGATCGACGGCCAGGACATCGCCCGCGCCACCCAGGATTCGCTCCACCGCCAAATCGGCCTGATCCCGCAAGACCCGACCTTGTTCCACCGCAGCCTCCGCGACAACATCGGCTATGGCCGCCCGGACGCGGACGATAGGGATATCCGCGAAGCCGCCCGCATGGCCCATGCCGAGGGCTTCATCGAAGCCATCCCGGAGGGCTATGCCTCGGAGGTGGGCGAACGCGGGGTGAAGCTTTCGGGCGGGCAGCGCCAGCGCATCGCCATCGCCCGGGTGATGCTGAAGGATGCGCCGATCCTGATCCTGGACGAAGCCACGTCCAGCCTGGATTCGGTCACGGAACAAGCCATCCAGGACAACCTGGACCGGGCCATGGGCAAGAAGACGGTGATCGCCATCGCCCATCGGCTCTCGACCATCGCCCATCTCGACCGCATCCTGGTGTTCGACAAGGGCCGCATCGTCGAGGATGGCAGGCACGAGGAGTTATTGGCGCGGCGCGGGTTCTATTACCGGATGTGGACCATGCAGGCGGGGGGCTTCCTGCCGGAAGACGGGGGATGA
- a CDS encoding DJ-1/PfpI family protein, which yields MLSIRICLLACLTLLSGLAQAKYDPEQYLYTLMGSTPNPNVNQNGIGIYIYDGVNSMDALGPYRVFKTAGLKTFLIAQQAGTITTNDGLKIQVDKAIDNVAALDILLIPGGALETAAQTQNQPVLDWIKRIDQTTVYTTSVCTGSWVLGAAGLLQGKQATSNWYRAQEVLAKYGASFQQERWVRDGKYWTSAGVSAGIDMALAIVVDLFGGTALNNAYAQAIMLDLEYDPKPPIRGGSVRKTNPKVFGAMQYMYDYYLLPFVQGTP from the coding sequence ATGTTATCGATAAGAATATGCCTCTTGGCCTGTTTGACGCTCTTGTCGGGCTTGGCCCAGGCCAAATACGACCCCGAGCAATACCTATATACCCTGATGGGTTCCACCCCCAATCCCAATGTCAATCAAAACGGTATCGGGATTTATATCTACGACGGGGTGAACAGCATGGACGCCCTGGGTCCATACCGGGTTTTCAAAACCGCCGGGCTCAAAACCTTTTTGATCGCCCAACAGGCGGGCACGATCACCACCAACGATGGCTTGAAAATCCAGGTGGATAAGGCCATCGATAATGTCGCCGCGCTGGATATCCTGCTGATTCCGGGCGGGGCGCTGGAAACCGCCGCCCAAACCCAGAACCAGCCGGTCCTGGATTGGATCAAGCGCATCGACCAAACCACGGTCTATACCACCAGCGTCTGCACCGGGTCTTGGGTGCTGGGGGCGGCGGGCTTGCTGCAAGGCAAGCAGGCCACCTCCAATTGGTACCGCGCCCAGGAAGTCCTCGCCAAATACGGGGCCAGTTTCCAACAGGAACGCTGGGTCCGGGACGGCAAATATTGGACTTCGGCGGGCGTCAGCGCCGGCATCGATATGGCCTTGGCCATCGTGGTCGATCTGTTCGGTGGCACCGCCTTGAACAACGCCTACGCCCAGGCCATCATGCTCGACCTGGAATACGATCCCAAGCCGCCGATCCGGGGCGGTTCGGTCCGCAAGACCAATCCCAAGGTCTTCGGTGCCATGCAGTATATGTACGACTACTATCTGCTGCCCTTCGTGCAAGGCACGCCCTGA